In the Bicyclus anynana chromosome 6, ilBicAnyn1.1, whole genome shotgun sequence genome, one interval contains:
- the LOC112050240 gene encoding organic cation transporter protein-like, with the protein MVVNSNDNSVHLDDVLKTFGPFNRYNIRAILLISFAFFNNCMHCINYIIVAEETPYRCKIDKCETQSDVFRPSWYNVAAPQNSRGCDRYASVNNDCSDFGFNTSLVQTCDEWIYKRDDSFVAEFNLACQDWKRTFVGTIHSIGLMSGLFLQGQLSDKIGRKAAIIIAGLAAVVFGFAKSYATSYTAFIILEWFEATFGDNCSPAYIMGVELMHGDYRLHQQIFFCVVAALGGVAFAAAAYLVPYWRHFVRVIYAPSLAFVLYYFIMDESVRWLLSKGKRKDATNLLLKMAKVNKIVLDEKTLVNIKSEENGAQSSALRETFRSRIVIKRFLICLIWWTSCTFISFGLIVNVGILAGNKYLNIGIMSLSDIPASIAMVFILKRYKRKKPLLISFISAGLLCLIQPFVPKQYIWMSTGVYFLGRFVSTFTFATVYIYTSELFPTYSRNSMHALCSAIGRIGSILAPMTPLLTQYMESLPTFLFGGISVVAGLTTMLVPDLANEPLPDNVQQAENIGNYQLTNITNEDDENNKKV; encoded by the exons atggttGTAAACTCCAATGATAACAGCGTGCATTTGGACGACGTTCTAAAAACGTTTGGTCCGTTTAACCGTTACAATATCCGGGCCATACTGTTGATCAGTTTTGCGTTCTTCAACAATTGTATGCATTGTATTAACTATATCATAGTCGCAGAGGAGACGCCGTACAG ATGTAAAATAGACAAATGCGAGACACAAAGCGATGTGTTTCGGCCCTCGTGGTACAATGTCGCGGCGCCACAGAACTCCAGAGGTTGTGATAGATATGCTTCAGTCAACAACGACTGCTCGGATTTCGGCTTCAATACCTCACTCGTACAAACTTGTGATGAATGGATTTACAAAAGAGATGACAGTTTTGTTGCTGAG TTTAATTTGGCATGCCAGGATTGGAAACGCACTTTCGTTGGCACCATTCACAGCATCGGGTTGATGAGCGGACTCTTCCTACAAGGACAGCTTTCTGACAA aattggTCGTAAAGCTGCAATTATTATAGCTGGATTGGCAGCCGTTGTTTTTGGATTTGCTAAAAGTTATGCGACGTCGTATACAGCTTTTATAATACTTGAGTGGTTCGAAGCTACATTCGGTGATAATTGTTCACCAGCTTATATAATGG GAGTGGAACTAATGCATGGCGACTACAGACTCCatcagcaaatatttttttgcgtcGTCGCCGCTCTGGGCGGTGTCGCGTTCGCGGCGGCAGCTTACTTAGTTCCGTACTGGAGACACTTCGTCCGGGTGATTTATGCGCCGTCGCTCGCTTTCGTATTATACTACTTCATCATGGACGAGAGCGTGCGATGGTTGCTGAGCAAAGGCAAAAGGAAAGATGCAACCAATTTACTATTAAAAATGGCGAAAGTAAACAAAATTGTGTTGGATGAGAAAACGCTCGTCAATATAAAAAGTGAAGAAAACGGGGCCCAGAGTTCCGCCCTGAGGGAGACCTTCCGATCGAGAATAGTGATCAAAAGATTTTTGATATGCTTAATATGGTGGACGTCTTGTACGTTCATTTCCTTTGGTTTGATTGTGAATGTTGGGATTTTAGctggaaataaatatttgaatatcGGAATAATGTCTTTGTCCGATATACCGGCGAGTATCGCTATGGTGTTCATATTGAAACGTTATAAAAGGAAAAAACCTTTACTTATATCATTTATATCGGCTGGTTTACTGTGCCTCATTCAGCCATTTGTGCCTAAAC AATACATATGGATGTCTACGGGCGTCTATTTCCTTGGAAGATTTGTATCGACGTTCACGTTTGCCACAGTTTACATTTACACGTCGGAATTATTTCCCACGTATTCCAGAAATTCCATGCACGCCTTGTGCTCCGCTATTGGCAGGATTGGATCCATTCTAGCACCTATGACGCCACTATTG ACTCAGTATATGGAGAGTTTACCAACATTTCTGTTCGGTGGCATCTCGGTGGTGGCTGGTCTGACCACAATGCTGGTACCAGACCTCGCCAACGAGCCATTGCCAGACAACGTCCAACAAGCCGAGAACATTGGCAACTATCAACTCACTAATATTACCAATGAAGACGatgaaaacaacaaaaaagtatag